AAAGCCTCTAAGCCGTTAGGTGGAATGAGGCGCTTACCTTTGATCTCACTTTTACTTCTAAGGCTAAGAGCGACTGGATCCACTTCTTGTGCGTTGCTCCTATCTAAGTAACGCAAGCCATAAGCAAATGAAGAGGCAATAAGTCTTGAGCCTTCCTCATCTACTTGCAGTTGACCTGCTGGTACAAATTCACCATCAAGATTGGCAAAGGCAAAAAGATCCTTAGTGGTATTGGCCATCAGAAATCAAGCGCTTTCATTTCCGCTGCACTTAAATCACGCACGCGTTGTGGACGTGAGCGACGCTCTAAAGCAATGATCGCAGGATCATCTCCGCTTAATAGTTGCAATAAGTTCATGCCTGGAGCGATTGCATCTAAGTAACGCAGGAGCGCGCCAATGGCTACACCAGGATCACCCTTTTCAATGCGCTGTGCAGTAGCGCGAGATAGGCCGGCACGGACTGCTGCCTCACCTTGGCGAACACGACGCGCAAGACGCAAAGAAACAAGGCATTGCGCTATTTCAGCGGATTGGCCAAGTTGCTTTGATGCTAGGGTCAGTTCTTGATCTACGCGCATAGTTGCCTCATGCATTTTGTTAAGTATGAGGCGTTAATATGCCTGTTTATACGCCATAGGTCAATAAATATGACTCATAAATGAGTCTTTAAGTGTTTTAATGACCCATTTATAAGTCATTTAATGATTTACAGTAGAAAATTTAGGCTTGTAATTCCGTCAAAGGGACACCTCTTTACCGGACAGATTCTCCGCCAGTACTTAAAAATAAAGGGGCTCTATGCCCCTTTATTTATTTCAATCACACTGATCGAGCTATCAATTAAATCCATTCACCGCCTGCATATAACCTTGGATATATTGTGGCGACACAAAAAGCTCAGTCTTCATTCCATTCTTAGCGGATAGGGTGATGATGAAACCCTTCTTCATCTTATCCTTTAGGAATGCCTCGGGCAATTGGATAGAGACGACTTCTCTAAAGATGCAACCTCTGTCACCACAAGCGCCAGCTTCTCTACCAACCACTTTAAATGTCGTAGCAGGTGTGTTTTCTAGCATTGCGGAATCGTAATAACGCCATTGTGAGAAATACGTTAGTTGCGCATTGAGCTCATAAGTCTTTGCCCCTTGTTTAGGCTGTTCAGTTTTGAGGCTAAACATCTCATAAGTATTGGCCGCATCCATCGTATTGATAGGTGGGCCTTGATAGGTTTTCCCACCAGTTGCTGAATTAGGCGTGATGATGGTCGAGTGATAGACATCATTCACTTCCCAGCCACTAATTTTTTTATCATTCATATTGCAAGCAACCAGAACAGCGCTGATTGCTAGCAATAAAACAACTCGGTAGATGATTCGATGCATATAAAGCTCCTAAAGAATCATCAAATCATACTATCCCTTAAGCTCGGGGCTGGAATTCTGGGACTTAGACGTATTTCCCGGTGAGGCCGCCATCAACCACCAGCTCAGTGCCTGTAATGTAGGCTGCGGCATCTGAGACCAGAAAGGCGCAAGCGTGTGCCACATCCCAGGCTGTTCCAGAGCGTCCCATGGGTACCTGCTTATCACGTGCGGCACGAGCTTCATCTAGACCATTTTCAGAAAACATCCTCGCTACAGTATTGGCAATGCGTGGAGTATCTATAAGGCCAGGCACTACTGTATTGGCTCGAATGCCTTTATCGGCGTATTGCTGAGCAATCATCCGAATAAATTGGGTATTAGCAGCCTTGGTTACGCTATAGGCTAAATGTGGGTAGCCCAAATAGCGCATGCCCGCCACTGAAGAGATGGCAATAATATTGCCGGTACCGCGCGCCACCATTTCAGGCAAGACCTCTTGAGCTGCAAGTAGGAGGCTGCGCACATTTACCTTGTGAATGCGATCAAAATCTTCAGCGCTGGTTTCCATTGGTCCGCCAACTTTGCCAATGCCCACGTTGTGATGCAGCACATCAATAGGACCAAATTGTTTACGAGCTTCGTCAAAGAGTCTTGTTACATCAAGTTCTTCAGAAACATCCCCAACAAAAGTTTCCGCTATACCGCCTTCATTCAGAATAATCTTGGTAGTTTCTTCTGCAGATGCTTGATCTCGATCGACTACGCAGACCTTTGCGCCTAAACGAGCATAGGTAACACAAGAGGCTCTACCAATACTCCATCCAGGACCCGCAGATCCACCGCCAGAAACTAAGATTACTCGATTAGTGAGATCCGTTGGTAAACCAGGAGGGTGTTTTGAATTCATTTACTGACTCAGACCTACAGTCATGTCACCACAAACATATACAACCTGACCAGTTGTATAACCCGCGCGTTGATCAAGTAGAGAGGCGACGATATGGGCCACTTCCTCTGGTTTGCCAATTCGACCCAGAGGCACGCTATCTAAGATGCGTTGTGTAGCAGGGGCACCAGGAGGGTTCGCACTCTGAAAGAGTTCGGTTGCAATCGGTCCGGGCCCAATAGCATTTACTGTGATGTCATCACTTGCGAGCTCTAAAGCCAAAGTGCGAGTCAATCCCAGTAATCCCGCCTTAGAAGTCGCATATGAAATTCGCTCTTCTTTACCCAAAGCAGCACGACTGGCAATATTCACAATACGACCAAAATGAGCTGCTTTCATGGCGGGGAGTACGGCTTGCACGCAAATAATGGCAGCAGCAATATTGACGCTCATTACGGCCTGTAGATCTGCAATCGTAGTCTTCTCGATACTAGCAGGGCAAACAATGCCTGCGTTATTCACTAAGCGAGTAATCGAGTTATTAGAAGTCGCATCAGCCAGTGCAGTGCGCAAAGCTTTCTCATCGGACATGTCTACTTTGATAAAAGTTTCATGCTCAGCAATTTTTACAGGAGACTCTTTATCAAAATTAATGACATGCATGCCATCCGCAATTAGGCGCTCCAATATGGCGCGACCGATACCACGGCTAGCACCAGTAACTAGTATGCATTCTCTAGAGCCCATCATTAGCCAATCTTGTTGGCGCCATCCACAAACGGAATGGCATGTTCAATCGTGTCCCAAATGAAGCGACCGGATGGGCTTTGTTGTTCCTCAACAATATGGGCCACTAAGCCAGCAGAACGGGAGATAACGGCAAAGCCACGCATCACAGCAGTAGGTATGCCAATCTCACCAAGCAGGGCAGCAACTGCACCAGTGGCATTGATAGTGATAGGGCGACCAGCAACTTCATCCACTGCCTTGGA
This region of Polynucleobacter sp. JS-JIR-II-50 genomic DNA includes:
- a CDS encoding SDR family NAD(P)-dependent oxidoreductase; protein product: MNSKHPPGLPTDLTNRVILVSGGGSAGPGWSIGRASCVTYARLGAKVCVVDRDQASAEETTKIILNEGGIAETFVGDVSEELDVTRLFDEARKQFGPIDVLHHNVGIGKVGGPMETSAEDFDRIHKVNVRSLLLAAQEVLPEMVARGTGNIIAISSVAGMRYLGYPHLAYSVTKAANTQFIRMIAQQYADKGIRANTVVPGLIDTPRIANTVARMFSENGLDEARAARDKQVPMGRSGTAWDVAHACAFLVSDAAAYITGTELVVDGGLTGKYV
- a CDS encoding helix-turn-helix transcriptional regulator translates to MRVDQELTLASKQLGQSAEIAQCLVSLRLARRVRQGEAAVRAGLSRATAQRIEKGDPGVAIGALLRYLDAIAPGMNLLQLLSGDDPAIIALERRSRPQRVRDLSAAEMKALDF
- a CDS encoding SDR family oxidoreductase produces the protein MMGSRECILVTGASRGIGRAILERLIADGMHVINFDKESPVKIAEHETFIKVDMSDEKALRTALADATSNNSITRLVNNAGIVCPASIEKTTIADLQAVMSVNIAAAIICVQAVLPAMKAAHFGRIVNIASRAALGKEERISYATSKAGLLGLTRTLALELASDDITVNAIGPGPIATELFQSANPPGAPATQRILDSVPLGRIGKPEEVAHIVASLLDQRAGYTTGQVVYVCGDMTVGLSQ